One Balaenoptera ricei isolate mBalRic1 chromosome 16, mBalRic1.hap2, whole genome shotgun sequence genomic window carries:
- the LOC132350500 gene encoding small ribosomal subunit protein uS15-like, whose product MGRMRAPGKGLSQSALPYRRSGPTWLKLTSDDGKEQVYKLAKKGLTPSQIGVILRDSHGVAQVRFVTGNKILRILKSKGLAPDLPEDLYHLINKAVSVRKHLEGNRKDKDAKFRLILIESRVHRLARYYKTK is encoded by the coding sequence ATGGGTCGTATGCGTGCTCCCGGGAAGGGCCTGTCCCAGTCGGCTCTGCCCTACCGCCGCAGCGGCCCCACCTGGCTGAAGCTGACGTCTGACGACGGGAAGGAGCAGGTCTACAAACTGGCCAAGAAGGGCCTGACTCCCTCGCAAATAGGTGTGATCCTGAGGGACTCACATGGCGTTGCACAAGTACGTTTTGTGACAGGCAATAAAATCTTGAGAATTCTTAAGTCCAAAGGACTTGCTCCTGATCTTCCTGAGGATCTCTATCATTTAATTAACAAAGCTGTTTCTGTTCGAAAGCATCTCGAGGGAAACAGAAAGGATAAAGATGCTAAATTCCGTCTGATTCTGATTGAGAGCCGTGTTCACCGGTTGGCTCGATATTACAAGACCAAATGA